The following proteins are co-located in the Paludibaculum fermentans genome:
- a CDS encoding cytochrome ubiquinol oxidase subunit I: MTGDPALWHRLQFAFTIVYHYLFPQLTMGLAWFLVFWKYLHWRTGNAQYGAAARLWARIFGINFAVGVVTGIPMEFQFGTNWASFSKYSGSVIGQSLAMEGMFAFFLESAFIGALVWGEKRLGPRNHFLAALGVALGSWISGYFIIVTNAFMQHPAGYAVAADGTLKIGSLSEYLLNPWALIQFCHNQAAAVVTGSFVIAAVGAFYLLKTEHTEQARLYLRWGTAIGLAAALLVAFPTGDAQAKLVAHHQPAALAAMEGRFETGPMADITLIGQPNVKMRRLDNPIRVPGMLSFLAFGTFHSNVQGLAAFPEDTWPTNIELLYYAFHVMAGLGTIFIGLMGLANLLRWRGLLETARPMLWVLMLAFPFPFIANTAGWMTAELGRQPWLIYGLFRTSEGYSKAVNSGDVLFTLIGFTGLYFVVGLLYLYLVGREVMHGPPAAEVL; the protein is encoded by the coding sequence ATGACCGGCGATCCTGCGTTGTGGCATCGCCTGCAGTTCGCATTCACTATCGTTTATCACTACCTTTTTCCCCAGCTGACCATGGGCCTGGCGTGGTTCCTGGTCTTCTGGAAATATCTTCACTGGCGCACGGGCAATGCGCAGTATGGTGCGGCCGCACGGTTGTGGGCCCGCATCTTCGGCATCAACTTCGCCGTGGGCGTGGTGACCGGCATCCCGATGGAGTTTCAGTTCGGCACCAACTGGGCGTCGTTCTCGAAGTACTCCGGCAGCGTGATCGGGCAGTCGCTGGCGATGGAAGGAATGTTCGCCTTTTTCCTGGAAAGCGCGTTTATCGGCGCGTTGGTCTGGGGCGAGAAACGGCTGGGGCCGCGGAATCATTTCCTGGCGGCACTGGGCGTGGCCCTGGGCAGTTGGATCTCCGGCTATTTCATTATCGTGACCAATGCCTTCATGCAACATCCGGCCGGCTACGCCGTGGCGGCGGACGGCACTTTGAAGATCGGCAGCCTGAGCGAGTATCTGTTGAACCCGTGGGCACTCATCCAGTTCTGTCATAACCAGGCGGCAGCGGTGGTGACGGGCTCGTTCGTCATCGCCGCGGTGGGCGCGTTCTACCTGTTGAAAACGGAACATACCGAACAGGCGCGGCTCTACCTGCGGTGGGGCACTGCGATCGGACTGGCGGCGGCCCTGCTGGTGGCGTTCCCGACAGGCGACGCGCAGGCGAAGCTGGTGGCGCATCATCAGCCGGCCGCGCTGGCCGCGATGGAGGGGCGCTTCGAGACCGGGCCGATGGCCGACATCACCTTGATCGGCCAGCCCAATGTGAAGATGCGGCGGCTGGATAATCCCATCCGCGTGCCGGGCATGCTGAGCTTCCTGGCCTTCGGGACCTTTCACAGCAATGTGCAGGGCCTGGCGGCGTTTCCCGAAGACACCTGGCCCACGAATATCGAACTACTCTACTATGCGTTTCACGTGATGGCCGGGCTGGGCACCATCTTCATCGGACTGATGGGGCTGGCGAACCTGCTGCGCTGGCGCGGGCTGCTGGAGACGGCGCGGCCCATGCTGTGGGTGCTGATGCTGGCTTTCCCGTTCCCGTTCATCGCCAATACAGCGGGTTGGATGACGGCGGAACTGGGGCGGCAGCCGTGGCTGATCTACGGGCTGTTCCGGACCAGCGAAGGGTATAGCAAGGCCGTGAACTCGGGCGACGTGCTGTTTACCCTGATTGGGTTCACCGGGCTCTATTTCGTCGTTGGACTGCTGTATCTGTATCTGGTTGGCCGGGAAGTGATGCACGGCCCGCCCGCGGCGGAGGTGCTCTGA
- a CDS encoding DNA glycosylase AlkZ-like family protein, with amino-acid sequence MKSPLNEKLRAWWSHRQALDGRMANAAPADVLAQSGWARSVAGVGPYLTLLSRAGITREAADKAVTQLEIHELPCARGCTYVVPASDFAFALQAGASFGGAELKTAAKLGVTEKEIDKLCAAVIDALAKGPMEPDEIRAATGNASRSLGEEGKKKGLTTTLPLALGQLQTTGDIRRIPTNGRLDQQRYRYTLWRPNPLAKSKMTTEEVHIELARRYFQWIGPATQAELQWFTALNGRDTKASLAALKLEKLEGDKLILAEDRDAFESFQVPKQAHYVLTSSIDGLSLLRRDLQSLLDPADAANPLLQSTSRGGLLMELPSHAIFDRGRLVGLWEYDPSTESIAWTSFIPKNKELEKAVARTEEYVRTQLGDARSFSLDSPKSRMPRIEALRQAGR; translated from the coding sequence ATGAAGTCCCCTCTAAATGAGAAACTTCGGGCCTGGTGGTCGCACCGCCAGGCCCTCGATGGCCGCATGGCCAACGCCGCACCCGCCGACGTCCTGGCCCAGAGTGGTTGGGCCCGCTCCGTCGCCGGCGTGGGTCCCTACTTGACCCTGCTGTCCCGCGCCGGCATCACCCGCGAAGCAGCCGACAAAGCTGTCACCCAGCTCGAGATCCACGAACTGCCGTGCGCTCGCGGCTGCACTTACGTCGTCCCCGCTTCCGATTTCGCCTTCGCCCTTCAGGCCGGAGCCAGCTTCGGCGGCGCCGAATTGAAGACAGCCGCGAAGCTCGGCGTGACGGAGAAGGAAATCGACAAGCTCTGCGCCGCCGTGATCGACGCCCTGGCCAAGGGGCCCATGGAGCCGGACGAGATCCGGGCCGCCACCGGCAACGCCTCCCGCAGCCTCGGCGAGGAAGGCAAGAAGAAGGGCCTCACCACCACCTTGCCGCTCGCCCTAGGCCAGCTTCAAACCACCGGCGACATCCGCCGCATCCCCACCAACGGCCGTCTCGACCAGCAGCGCTACCGCTACACCCTCTGGCGTCCCAACCCCCTCGCCAAGTCGAAGATGACCACGGAAGAGGTCCACATCGAGCTCGCCCGCCGCTACTTCCAGTGGATCGGCCCAGCCACCCAGGCCGAGTTGCAATGGTTTACCGCCCTCAATGGCAGGGACACCAAGGCCTCCCTCGCCGCCCTGAAACTCGAGAAGCTCGAGGGTGACAAACTGATCCTGGCCGAAGACCGCGATGCGTTTGAATCCTTCCAGGTCCCCAAACAGGCCCACTACGTCCTCACCAGCTCCATCGACGGTCTCAGCCTGCTGCGCCGCGACCTGCAAAGCCTGCTCGACCCCGCCGACGCGGCCAACCCGCTGCTCCAGAGCACCAGCCGCGGCGGCTTGTTGATGGAACTGCCCAGCCACGCCATCTTCGACCGCGGCCGCCTCGTCGGCCTCTGGGAGTACGACCCCTCGACCGAGTCCATCGCCTGGACCTCGTTCATTCCAAAGAACAAAGAGTTGGAAAAGGCAGTGGCTCGGACGGAAGAGTACGTGCGCACCCAGCTCGGCGACGCCCGGTCGTTCAGTCTCGATAGCCCGAAGAGCCGCATGCCGCGGATCGAAGCGCTCCGCCAGGCTGGTCGCTGA
- a CDS encoding DHA2 family efflux MFS transporter permease subunit, which translates to MSATAERPHVNPWIVAIAVMFGTFMEVLDTTVVNVSLPHIAGSMSASIDEATWALTSYLVANAMILPITGWLANYFGRKRLLMMSVIGFTVASFFCGFAPTLPILIVFRVIQGAAGGALQPLSQAVLLEAFPPDQRGKAMGFWGLGIVVAPILGPVLGGWLTDAYSWRWVFYINIPVGIASLLMTRWFVFDPPYIQRSKLGVDYWGIGLLAVGIGGLQIVLDKGQQEDWFASSWILSLFITALVALGWFIYHELRVKGPVVDLRVFKDRTYSTGTLLMTMLGFVLYGSMVLLPIWLQTLLGYPSLQAGWALAPRGLGSFIAMPLVGAMLSKFDARKFLATGLVVSSATLFQLSRLNLNAGYWDFFWPQFVQGVSLAMLFVPLTTITMSRIPKEKMGNAASMFNLLRNIGGSVGIAGVTTMVARFAQSNTADLVHQITPYNQKAMGLMRGMQQSMMAHGSAPNVAYRQSYAQMFGLVQQQATILSFLEIFRILSVIFLALVPLVLIMKRPGKMAGPVAAH; encoded by the coding sequence ATGAGCGCGACCGCCGAACGGCCGCATGTGAATCCCTGGATCGTCGCCATCGCGGTGATGTTCGGCACCTTCATGGAGGTGCTGGATACCACGGTGGTGAACGTGTCGCTGCCGCATATCGCGGGCAGCATGTCGGCGTCGATTGACGAGGCTACGTGGGCGCTGACCTCCTACCTGGTGGCGAACGCAATGATCCTGCCCATTACGGGCTGGCTGGCTAACTACTTTGGACGCAAGCGGTTGCTGATGATGTCCGTGATCGGCTTCACGGTGGCGTCGTTCTTTTGCGGCTTCGCGCCGACATTGCCGATCCTGATTGTGTTCCGCGTGATCCAGGGGGCGGCCGGCGGGGCGCTGCAACCGCTGTCGCAGGCTGTGCTGCTGGAGGCGTTTCCGCCGGACCAGCGCGGCAAGGCCATGGGGTTCTGGGGGTTGGGCATTGTCGTGGCTCCGATTCTGGGGCCGGTGCTGGGCGGTTGGCTGACGGATGCGTACAGTTGGCGCTGGGTGTTCTACATCAACATTCCGGTAGGGATCGCGTCGCTGCTGATGACGCGCTGGTTTGTGTTCGATCCGCCGTATATCCAACGCAGCAAGCTAGGTGTGGATTACTGGGGCATCGGGTTGCTGGCGGTGGGCATCGGCGGGCTGCAGATCGTGCTGGACAAGGGCCAGCAGGAAGACTGGTTCGCTTCGAGCTGGATCCTGAGCCTGTTCATCACGGCGCTGGTGGCGCTGGGGTGGTTTATTTACCATGAGTTGAGAGTGAAGGGACCGGTGGTGGACCTGCGCGTCTTCAAAGACCGGACATACTCCACGGGGACGTTGCTGATGACTATGCTCGGCTTCGTCCTGTACGGCAGCATGGTGCTGCTGCCCATCTGGCTGCAAACGCTGCTGGGTTACCCTTCGCTGCAGGCGGGTTGGGCGCTGGCGCCGCGCGGGCTCGGCTCGTTCATCGCCATGCCGCTGGTGGGCGCCATGCTGTCGAAGTTCGATGCGCGGAAGTTTCTGGCCACCGGGCTGGTGGTCTCTTCGGCAACGCTCTTCCAGTTGTCGCGTTTGAATCTGAACGCCGGCTACTGGGACTTCTTCTGGCCGCAGTTCGTCCAGGGGGTGTCACTGGCGATGCTGTTCGTGCCGTTGACGACCATTACGATGTCGCGGATCCCGAAGGAGAAGATGGGCAACGCGGCAAGCATGTTCAATCTGCTGAGGAACATCGGCGGCAGCGTGGGCATCGCGGGCGTCACCACGATGGTGGCGCGCTTCGCGCAGTCGAACACGGCTGACCTCGTTCACCAGATCACGCCCTACAACCAGAAGGCCATGGGGCTGATGCGCGGGATGCAGCAGTCGATGATGGCGCACGGGTCGGCTCCCAATGTGGCCTACCGGCAGAGCTACGCCCAGATGTTCGGACTGGTGCAGCAGCAGGCGACGATCCTGTCGTTCCTGGAGATTTTCCGCATCCTGTCGGTGATCTTCCTGGCGCTGGTGCCGCTGGTGCTGATCATGAAGCGGCCGGGGAAGATGGCTGGTCCGGTGGCGGCGCATTAG
- the cydB gene encoding cytochrome d ubiquinol oxidase subunit II: MVEAWFGVLCLMITFFVILDGWDIGAGMLHFLVAKNQDERRVLIAAVGPLWSWHEVWLVATGGVLFVAFPRVLSIAFPGYYLALFLVLWTLVLRGISLEFRGHIDDGMWRSFWDFVIVVSNTLLAVLFGAALGNVVRGMPLGPEAELSLPLFTHFGVEGSVGILDWYTVSVAVFTVVTLAAHGASYLTLKTTGDVHDRSRRLAGRLWLAVAVLLAVVTGMTAVVRPELFSGIAGRPLAWLTVAVVMGGAGAIGTGLRYGQEARVFLGGIAFIAGLLATAAVSLFPVILHSTLDAKHSITVYNGSADPASLWAAAWWWPVAFVLSFFYFGFIGKHYKGRVEVSKDSQQPY; this comes from the coding sequence ATGGTGGAGGCATGGTTTGGCGTTCTGTGCCTGATGATCACGTTCTTCGTGATCCTGGACGGGTGGGACATCGGGGCAGGCATGCTCCACTTCCTGGTGGCGAAGAACCAGGACGAGCGGCGGGTGCTGATTGCGGCCGTGGGTCCGCTGTGGAGCTGGCACGAGGTGTGGCTGGTGGCGACGGGCGGCGTGCTGTTCGTGGCGTTTCCGCGGGTGCTGTCGATCGCGTTTCCGGGCTATTACCTGGCTCTTTTCCTGGTGCTGTGGACTCTGGTGCTGCGCGGGATTTCGCTGGAGTTCCGAGGTCACATCGACGACGGAATGTGGCGGTCGTTCTGGGACTTCGTGATTGTGGTGTCGAATACGCTGCTGGCTGTGCTGTTCGGAGCGGCGCTGGGGAATGTCGTGCGGGGGATGCCGTTGGGTCCGGAGGCGGAGCTCAGCCTGCCGTTGTTCACCCATTTCGGGGTAGAGGGCAGCGTCGGGATCCTGGACTGGTACACGGTCTCGGTAGCGGTGTTCACCGTGGTGACCCTGGCGGCCCATGGCGCTTCGTACCTGACGCTCAAGACGACCGGCGACGTGCATGACCGCAGCCGCCGCCTGGCCGGCCGGCTTTGGCTGGCGGTGGCCGTGCTGCTGGCGGTGGTGACGGGCATGACGGCCGTGGTGAGGCCGGAGCTGTTCTCAGGGATAGCCGGGCGGCCGCTGGCCTGGCTGACCGTCGCGGTGGTGATGGGCGGAGCCGGGGCGATCGGCACAGGGTTGCGGTACGGGCAGGAAGCGCGCGTGTTCCTGGGCGGGATCGCCTTCATCGCGGGGTTGCTGGCGACAGCCGCGGTGAGCCTGTTCCCGGTGATCCTGCACTCGACCCTGGACGCGAAGCACTCGATCACGGTCTACAACGGGTCAGCCGATCCCGCGAGCCTGTGGGCGGCGGCCTGGTGGTGGCCGGTGGCGTTCGTACTGTCATTCTTCTACTTCGGCTTCATCGGCAAGCACTACAAGGGCCGGGTGGAGGTTTCGAAGGACTCGCAACAGCCCTATTAG
- a CDS encoding HlyD family secretion protein yields MEREVMETTPAPPQKSSLVKPVAAVVLLLVLAGGGYAYWTHAAGRESTDDAQIDGRIHSVGARVGGTVIEVRVRDNQFVEAGTVLARIDPKDYEVAVAKAKADLAEAEATMQADRTEVPIMSASSASRLDSAHSAVQESKATLATAEQQVESAQVRVKSAQAMLRQAQANGVRAASDFKRYEALLAKDEISKQQYDAAKSTADATQAQVEASQAQVHEAEQAVRVAQSQLGEHRAKLARSESDVKAAATAPQQVSATRSRAESSSAKMLQMKAALEQAELNLSYTTVRAPASGIVSQKSLEVGQIINAGQPLMAVVPMDDIWVVANFKENQLAHMKVGQKVEVSVDAYGGRKYQAHVESIAAATGARFSLLPAENSSGNYVKVVQRVPVKILLEKGQDPDHVLRPGMSVMPTVEVR; encoded by the coding sequence ATGGAACGTGAAGTGATGGAAACGACGCCGGCGCCGCCGCAGAAGTCCTCGCTGGTCAAGCCGGTGGCGGCGGTGGTACTGCTGCTCGTGCTGGCCGGCGGCGGTTATGCGTATTGGACTCATGCAGCCGGCCGGGAGTCGACCGACGACGCGCAGATCGACGGGCGCATTCACTCGGTTGGCGCGCGCGTAGGCGGCACAGTGATCGAAGTACGGGTGCGGGACAACCAGTTTGTGGAGGCGGGCACCGTGCTGGCGCGGATCGACCCGAAGGATTACGAGGTGGCGGTGGCCAAGGCGAAGGCGGATCTGGCCGAAGCCGAGGCGACGATGCAGGCGGACCGGACTGAGGTGCCGATCATGTCGGCCTCGTCGGCGAGCCGGCTGGATTCCGCCCATTCCGCGGTGCAGGAATCGAAGGCCACGCTGGCGACGGCGGAGCAGCAGGTGGAGTCGGCGCAGGTGCGGGTGAAGTCCGCGCAGGCGATGCTGCGGCAGGCGCAGGCGAACGGAGTGCGGGCGGCGAGCGACTTCAAGCGCTATGAGGCGCTGCTGGCGAAGGACGAGATCTCGAAGCAGCAGTACGACGCGGCGAAGTCGACGGCGGACGCCACGCAGGCGCAGGTGGAAGCTTCCCAGGCCCAGGTCCACGAAGCGGAGCAGGCGGTGCGGGTGGCGCAGAGCCAGTTGGGCGAGCACCGGGCCAAGCTGGCGCGGTCCGAGTCGGACGTGAAGGCGGCGGCCACGGCTCCGCAGCAGGTGTCGGCGACACGGTCGCGGGCGGAGTCGTCCAGCGCCAAGATGTTGCAAATGAAGGCCGCCCTGGAGCAGGCGGAGCTGAACCTGAGCTACACCACGGTGCGTGCGCCGGCGAGCGGGATTGTCAGCCAGAAGAGCCTGGAAGTGGGGCAGATCATCAACGCCGGGCAGCCTCTGATGGCGGTGGTCCCGATGGATGACATCTGGGTGGTGGCGAACTTCAAGGAGAACCAGCTGGCCCACATGAAGGTGGGGCAGAAGGTGGAGGTCTCGGTGGATGCGTACGGCGGCCGGAAGTATCAGGCGCACGTGGAGAGCATCGCGGCGGCGACAGGCGCGCGGTTCAGCCTGCTGCCGGCGGAGAACTCGTCTGGCAACTACGTGAAGGTGGTGCAGCGGGTGCCGGTGAAGATCCTGCTGGAGAAGGGTCAGGATCCGGACCATGTGCTGCGGCCGGGTATGTCGGTGATGCCGACGGTCGAGGTTCGCTAA
- a CDS encoding TetR/AcrR family transcriptional regulator, which yields MLSAFRTAEILSAARKVFAEKGFNDATMDQIAEAGGLSKGTVYLYFPSKRDVYLAALMQGAEELGVLTVQRMGAVAGFRAKIRAFFQTRLQYLEENRDFFLIYHSEFGNIMHPVALCQDFRDLYLKNLVAFEAVLREGLEAGEIRASNLTTIASAIYDMAKGTMMRRLMLPTGTSVDEDVETLTDLAWKGISN from the coding sequence GTGCTCTCCGCCTTTCGCACCGCTGAGATCCTCAGCGCGGCGCGTAAAGTCTTTGCGGAGAAGGGATTTAACGACGCCACGATGGACCAGATCGCGGAAGCGGGGGGGCTGTCGAAGGGCACGGTGTACCTCTATTTCCCGTCGAAGCGAGACGTCTACCTGGCCGCGCTGATGCAGGGCGCCGAGGAACTGGGCGTCCTGACGGTGCAGCGCATGGGTGCGGTGGCGGGGTTCCGGGCGAAGATCCGGGCGTTCTTCCAGACGCGCCTGCAGTACCTGGAAGAGAACCGTGATTTCTTCCTGATCTACCACTCTGAGTTCGGCAACATCATGCACCCGGTGGCGCTGTGCCAGGACTTCCGGGATCTCTACCTGAAGAACCTGGTGGCGTTTGAGGCCGTGCTGAGGGAAGGCCTGGAGGCGGGGGAGATCCGCGCCTCGAACCTGACGACCATCGCGTCGGCGATCTACGACATGGCGAAGGGGACGATGATGCGGCGCCTGATGCTGCCCACCGGAACCAGCGTGGACGAAGACGTGGAGACACTGACGGACCTGGCCTGGAAAGGAATCTCCAACTGA
- a CDS encoding cytidylate kinase-like family protein codes for MRYRALTVAREYGSGGAAVAKIVAAKLGWRLLDNALVQEIARAAQVSPDLVRQFDEKVDSWLHRVSRIALWQGAIEGVAGPVGTSIFDAETEARLAGDLIREAYAQGQCVIVGRAAQCLLQDKADVFHTFVYAPWDQRIMRIRRRVPDCGDAWAEIVNTDKIRAQYVKERFDCVWSDPHLYDLMVSSGLGEEEAASVIVHAMSFEERL; via the coding sequence ATGCGATACCGCGCACTGACGGTGGCCCGGGAGTACGGCAGCGGCGGGGCTGCCGTGGCGAAGATTGTCGCCGCCAAGCTGGGCTGGCGGCTGCTGGATAACGCACTGGTGCAGGAGATCGCGCGGGCGGCCCAGGTGTCGCCGGACTTGGTGCGGCAGTTCGACGAGAAGGTGGATTCCTGGCTGCACCGGGTGAGCCGGATAGCGCTATGGCAGGGGGCGATCGAGGGCGTGGCGGGTCCGGTGGGGACCAGCATCTTCGACGCCGAGACCGAAGCCCGGCTGGCAGGAGATCTCATCCGGGAAGCCTATGCACAGGGGCAGTGCGTGATAGTGGGCCGGGCCGCCCAATGCCTGCTGCAGGACAAGGCGGATGTTTTCCATACGTTTGTGTATGCCCCTTGGGATCAACGGATTATGCGGATTCGGCGGCGGGTGCCGGACTGCGGGGACGCCTGGGCGGAGATCGTGAATACGGACAAGATTCGGGCGCAGTATGTGAAGGAGCGCTTCGACTGTGTCTGGTCGGATCCGCATTTGTACGACCTGATGGTCAGTTCCGGTTTGGGCGAAGAGGAGGCGGCCTCGGTGATCGTCCACGCCATGTCGTTTGAGGAACGCTTATGA
- a CDS encoding Fic family protein — MYLWQRTEWPKFLWRADYLSELLAGVRHRQGRLLGQMEALGFPSRQEAVLRTLTDDVLKSSEIEGERLDLEQVRSSIARRLGVDIGALKPADRHVEGVVEMMLDATGRYDQPLTRERLFDWHAALFPTGRSGITRIRVGAWRDDATGPMEVVSGPMGKEHVHFEAPPAERLDEEMARFLEWFEAGPAMDPVLKAGLAHLWFVTVHPFDDGNGRIARAVADLMLARSEGSGQRFYSMSAEIRQERAAYYQILEETQRGPLDVTPWLEWFLRTLDRAIAGAHGTLGNVLQQAHFWDSIAQVPLNERQRLVLKKMLGGFEGKLTTSKYAKLAKCSHDTALRDIAALVESGALVRGPEGGRSTSYHLAGISDQPGGALRSAACGSSGYRD, encoded by the coding sequence ATGTACCTGTGGCAGCGGACCGAGTGGCCGAAGTTCCTGTGGCGGGCCGATTACCTGTCGGAGTTGCTGGCCGGAGTGCGGCACCGGCAGGGGCGGCTGCTGGGGCAGATGGAGGCGCTCGGGTTTCCCTCCCGGCAGGAGGCCGTGCTGCGGACTTTGACAGACGACGTCCTCAAAAGCAGTGAGATCGAGGGTGAGCGTCTGGACCTGGAGCAGGTTCGCTCTTCCATCGCGCGGCGTCTGGGCGTGGACATCGGGGCATTGAAACCGGCGGACCGCCATGTGGAGGGCGTCGTCGAGATGATGCTGGACGCGACCGGCCGGTATGACCAGCCGTTGACGCGCGAGCGGTTGTTCGACTGGCATGCGGCTCTGTTCCCGACGGGCCGCAGCGGCATCACCAGGATCCGGGTGGGCGCGTGGCGGGACGATGCGACGGGTCCGATGGAGGTGGTCTCCGGGCCGATGGGCAAGGAGCACGTCCACTTCGAGGCTCCTCCGGCGGAGCGGCTGGACGAGGAGATGGCGCGGTTCCTGGAGTGGTTTGAGGCGGGTCCGGCGATGGATCCGGTGCTGAAGGCGGGCCTGGCGCACCTGTGGTTTGTGACCGTGCACCCGTTTGACGACGGCAATGGTCGCATTGCGCGAGCGGTGGCGGACCTGATGCTGGCACGGTCAGAAGGCAGCGGGCAGCGGTTCTACAGTATGTCCGCCGAGATCCGGCAGGAGCGCGCGGCGTACTACCAGATTCTGGAAGAGACGCAGCGGGGGCCTTTGGATGTGACTCCGTGGTTGGAGTGGTTCCTGCGAACGCTGGACCGGGCGATTGCCGGCGCGCACGGAACGCTGGGCAACGTGCTGCAGCAGGCGCACTTCTGGGATTCCATCGCGCAGGTTCCGCTGAACGAGCGGCAGCGGCTGGTGCTGAAGAAGATGCTGGGCGGGTTTGAGGGCAAGCTGACGACTTCGAAGTACGCCAAGCTGGCCAAGTGCTCGCACGACACGGCGTTACGAGATATTGCGGCACTGGTGGAGAGCGGGGCGCTGGTGCGGGGTCCGGAGGGCGGGCGCAGCACCAGCTACCATCTGGCGGGCATCAGCGACCAGCCTGGCGGAGCGCTTCGATCCGCGGCATGCGGCTCTTCGGGCTATCGAGACTGA
- a CDS encoding TolC family protein: protein MRGIHLAILGGLLAGSVAAQQNPFLGAVPEGQATAGPMALTLQQAVARGLKHNLGSVLAGESAKAARGERLVALSQLLPNINGRVAETSQQVNLAAFGFDSFPGIRSIIGPFGVFDARATVSQTILNFRSLRGSQASVAAQKASELSYKDARDTVALVVAALYLQSNSESSRIEAVEAQVAAAQALYDQAVDFKKEGMVPGIDVLRAQVELQAQRQRLIAARNSFEKSKLSLGRAIGLPDGQEIRLADVMPEATPPAPAMEEALTRAYEGRMDYLSLSSRVKAAELSARAASAGYLPSVGFTGDYGVLGKSPVNMHGTFMAGVGVNIPIFQGGRVKGEVLEAQAALAKERAQLDSLRGQIAFELRSALLDLKSTAEQLDVNRSAVSLAKQQSEQARDRFAAGVTNNLEVVQAQEAVATANENFISSLYSYNLARAQLARAMGGIEKNVDVLFPEGKQ from the coding sequence ATGAGGGGCATACACTTAGCGATTCTGGGCGGGCTGCTGGCGGGGTCGGTTGCGGCCCAGCAGAATCCGTTTCTGGGCGCAGTGCCTGAGGGGCAGGCGACGGCCGGACCAATGGCGCTGACGCTGCAACAGGCGGTGGCGCGCGGGCTGAAGCACAACCTGGGGTCGGTGCTGGCCGGAGAGTCGGCCAAAGCGGCGCGGGGCGAACGGCTGGTGGCGTTGAGCCAGTTGCTGCCGAACATCAACGGCCGGGTGGCCGAGACCTCGCAGCAGGTGAACCTGGCGGCCTTCGGCTTCGATTCGTTCCCGGGGATCCGGTCGATCATCGGACCGTTTGGCGTATTTGACGCGCGGGCGACGGTGTCGCAGACGATTCTGAACTTCCGGTCGCTGCGCGGGTCGCAGGCGAGCGTGGCGGCGCAGAAGGCGTCGGAGCTGTCTTACAAGGACGCGCGGGATACGGTGGCGCTGGTGGTGGCCGCGTTGTACCTGCAATCGAACTCGGAATCGAGCCGGATCGAGGCTGTAGAGGCACAGGTCGCGGCGGCGCAAGCGCTTTATGACCAGGCGGTTGACTTCAAGAAAGAGGGCATGGTGCCGGGCATCGATGTACTGCGTGCCCAAGTGGAACTGCAGGCGCAGAGGCAACGGCTGATCGCGGCGCGGAACTCCTTCGAAAAGAGCAAGTTGTCGTTGGGCCGGGCGATCGGGCTGCCGGATGGGCAGGAGATCCGGCTGGCCGATGTCATGCCGGAGGCGACACCGCCGGCTCCGGCCATGGAAGAGGCACTGACCCGGGCGTATGAGGGTCGGATGGACTATCTGAGCCTGTCGAGCCGGGTGAAGGCCGCTGAGTTGTCAGCGCGCGCGGCGTCGGCCGGGTATCTGCCGTCGGTGGGGTTCACAGGCGACTACGGTGTGCTGGGCAAGAGTCCGGTGAACATGCACGGCACGTTCATGGCGGGCGTCGGCGTGAACATCCCCATTTTCCAGGGCGGCCGGGTGAAGGGTGAGGTGCTGGAGGCGCAGGCGGCTTTGGCGAAGGAGCGGGCCCAGTTGGACAGTCTGCGCGGGCAGATCGCCTTTGAGCTGAGAAGCGCGCTGCTGGACCTGAAGTCGACGGCGGAGCAACTGGATGTGAACCGCTCGGCCGTGTCGCTGGCCAAGCAGCAGTCGGAGCAGGCGCGGGACCGGTTCGCGGCGGGTGTCACGAACAATCTGGAAGTGGTGCAGGCGCAGGAGGCGGTGGCTACCGCGAACGAGAACTTCATCTCGAGCCTGTACTCCTACAATCTGGCGCGGGCGCAGTTGGCCCGGGCCATGGGCGGCATTGAAAAGAACGTGGATGTCCTCTTCCCGGAAGGAAAGCAATAG
- a CDS encoding VOC family protein, with amino-acid sequence MIQRLSHVTIYVLDQDEAYDFYINKLGFEVRMDAKMDNGFRWLTIGPKGQPDLQIILMPTTPTPMMDKETSDTLRSLVKKGVLSGGVFKTANCQQTYEELKAKGVEFVQPPTERFYGIEALVKDNSGNWFSMTQPKEAYEVPSK; translated from the coding sequence ATGATTCAACGGCTTTCGCACGTTACCATCTACGTTCTCGATCAGGACGAGGCGTACGACTTCTACATCAACAAACTCGGCTTTGAGGTCCGCATGGACGCCAAAATGGACAACGGTTTCCGCTGGCTCACCATCGGACCCAAGGGCCAGCCCGACCTCCAGATCATCCTCATGCCCACCACGCCCACCCCCATGATGGACAAGGAAACTTCGGATACACTGAGGTCTCTAGTGAAGAAGGGCGTGCTCAGCGGGGGCGTCTTCAAGACGGCCAACTGCCAGCAGACCTACGAGGAGCTCAAAGCCAAAGGCGTCGAATTCGTGCAGCCGCCCACGGAACGGTTCTACGGCATCGAAGCGCTGGTCAAAGACAATTCGGGCAACTGGTTCAGCATGACCCAGCCCAAGGAAGCCTATGAAGTCCCCTCTAAATGA